The Saccharothrix variisporea genome has a segment encoding these proteins:
- a CDS encoding MFS transporter produces MTIFGISLAYFMVLLDTTVLAVAEPDLAASLHASTAGLQWATTAYTVVFAAALLSAGAVADRFGAHRVFRAGVAVFALASLLSAVAPAIEVLVGLRAVLGAAAAACVPASMAMIARIRPEPAARARAVAVWAAVSGAAVAAGPVAGGLLVDLAGWRAVFLVNLPIAAFALVATKHIRCPSTDREVDWRAHLAVGLALAAATDALIAAGASDWLHAAVAATVAAVLGRKIKDLDPILLRANGVRPTLAVGAAVNFALNGCLFVLPLVFARHLHLDAATTGLAFLPLTLPFALNPPLTARLVARFGPRTPILLGLALLTTGGTTLGATVHLGSYGPIVFGLLCTGLGVSFVLPALVTALLDAAPPGSAGTAGGILNAVRQTGATLGVAVMGALGFGTALALCGAVCAVTGLWFLRRTAPTATPQQPGPATTP; encoded by the coding sequence GTGACGATCTTCGGCATCTCCCTGGCCTACTTCATGGTCCTGCTCGACACGACCGTGCTCGCGGTCGCCGAGCCTGACCTCGCCGCTTCCCTGCACGCGAGCACCGCCGGCCTGCAATGGGCGACCACGGCTTACACGGTGGTGTTCGCCGCCGCGCTGCTGTCGGCCGGCGCGGTCGCGGACCGGTTCGGCGCGCACCGGGTGTTCCGCGCTGGGGTGGCGGTGTTCGCCCTGGCGTCGCTGCTGTCGGCGGTGGCTCCGGCGATCGAGGTCCTGGTGGGCTTGCGCGCAGTGCTCGGCGCGGCCGCGGCGGCGTGCGTGCCGGCGTCCATGGCGATGATCGCCCGGATCCGACCGGAGCCGGCGGCTCGGGCGCGCGCGGTGGCGGTGTGGGCGGCGGTCAGCGGCGCGGCCGTGGCGGCGGGACCGGTCGCCGGCGGGCTGCTGGTGGACCTCGCCGGATGGCGGGCGGTGTTCCTGGTCAACCTGCCGATCGCCGCGTTCGCCCTGGTCGCCACGAAGCACATCCGCTGCCCCAGCACCGACCGCGAGGTCGACTGGCGTGCACACCTCGCGGTCGGCCTGGCCCTCGCCGCCGCGACCGACGCCCTGATCGCCGCCGGAGCGTCCGACTGGCTCCACGCGGCGGTGGCGGCGACGGTCGCGGCCGTCCTGGGCCGCAAGATCAAGGACCTCGACCCGATCCTCTTGCGCGCCAACGGAGTCCGGCCCACGCTCGCGGTCGGCGCGGCCGTGAACTTCGCCCTCAACGGCTGCCTGTTCGTGCTACCGCTGGTGTTCGCACGCCACCTGCACCTCGACGCCGCCACGACCGGCCTGGCGTTCCTCCCCCTGACCCTGCCCTTCGCCCTCAACCCACCCTTGACCGCCCGCCTGGTGGCCCGCTTCGGCCCGCGCACCCCGATCCTGCTCGGCCTCGCCCTGCTGACGACCGGCGGCACCACCCTCGGCGCGACCGTCCACCTCGGCAGCTACGGCCCGATCGTGTTCGGCCTGCTGTGCACGGGCCTGGGCGTGTCGTTCGTGCTGCCGGCGCTGGTCACCGCACTGCTCGACGCGGCACCGCCGGGCAGCGCGGGCACCGCCGGCGGCATCCTCAACGCCGTCCGCCAGACCGGTGCCACGCTGGGCGTCGCCGTCATGGGCGCTCTGGGGTTCGGCACGGCGCTCGCCCTGTGCGGGGCGGTCTGCGCGGTCACCGGCTTGTGGTTCCTCCGCCGGACCGCTCCGACCGCCACACCACAGCAGCCGGGACCAGCGACAACACCGTGA
- a CDS encoding MFS transporter, whose product MGVAVDEVPGDLAMARRLWPLMLASSVALLPYTIFGTFLVRIASDADTDAAVMGGLRGLGGLAALAAGAVLAPLLDRVARLRAAALGLVALAVAALVGALGHLVAMGVFCALVGAAMAVITPALTASAADRFGDGAAAGRAATLVTATSALTVMLAAPVVAVPALLWGWRGDLVMTAVVALGLAVVFYRRPGRVVPASTLGYWASYKALKSLRPLLAVALLRTAAFMGYLSYLAVIYDARFGLSPSAFALVWTLSGGSYFFGNLITGRVVGSGRVRAHHVMFWALVVSLGAIVAIYFTTTLVVAVVLTGVLGVCHSAVAACVITLMVRHSGDARGTALGVTGASVNLGTFAGALVGGVGLGFAGLPGAAAVFGGITVLSLVPAAVVWRSERSGGGTTSR is encoded by the coding sequence GTGGGTGTCGCGGTCGATGAGGTGCCCGGGGATCTGGCGATGGCGCGGCGGCTGTGGCCGTTGATGCTGGCTTCCTCCGTGGCGTTGTTGCCCTACACCATCTTCGGGACGTTTCTCGTGCGCATTGCCTCCGATGCGGACACCGATGCTGCTGTCATGGGTGGGCTGCGGGGGCTCGGGGGACTGGCTGCGTTGGCCGCCGGAGCGGTGCTGGCGCCCCTGTTGGACCGGGTGGCTCGGTTGCGCGCTGCCGCGTTGGGATTGGTGGCGTTGGCTGTCGCGGCTCTGGTGGGCGCGTTGGGGCACCTTGTCGCGATGGGGGTGTTCTGTGCGCTGGTCGGGGCGGCGATGGCGGTGATCACGCCTGCGCTCACCGCGTCGGCTGCCGATCGGTTCGGTGACGGGGCGGCGGCCGGGCGGGCTGCGACGCTGGTCACCGCGACCAGTGCGTTGACGGTGATGTTGGCGGCGCCTGTGGTGGCTGTGCCCGCGTTGTTGTGGGGGTGGCGCGGGGACCTGGTGATGACCGCTGTGGTGGCGTTGGGGTTGGCGGTGGTGTTCTACCGGCGGCCCGGACGGGTGGTGCCGGCGTCCACCCTGGGGTACTGGGCCTCTTACAAGGCGTTGAAGAGCTTGCGGCCGCTGCTCGCCGTGGCTTTGCTGCGGACGGCTGCGTTCATGGGGTACTTGTCCTATCTAGCAGTCATATATGATGCACGATTCGGGTTGTCTCCCAGTGCATTCGCGTTGGTGTGGACGCTCAGTGGCGGCAGCTACTTCTTCGGCAACCTGATCACCGGACGGGTCGTGGGGTCGGGGCGGGTTCGGGCGCACCACGTGATGTTCTGGGCGTTGGTGGTGTCGTTGGGCGCGATCGTGGCGATCTACTTCACGACGACCCTGGTGGTGGCGGTCGTGCTGACCGGGGTGTTGGGGGTGTGCCACTCGGCGGTGGCGGCGTGCGTGATCACGTTGATGGTCCGGCACAGCGGTGACGCTCGGGGGACGGCGTTGGGGGTCACGGGGGCGTCGGTAAACCTCGGCACGTTCGCGGGCGCGTTGGTCGGGGGTGTCGGGCTCGGGTTCGCGGGACTGCCCGGCGCGGCGGCGGTGTTCGGTGGGATCACGGTGTTGTCGCTGGTCCCGGCTGCTGTGGTGTGGCGGTCGGAGCGGTCCGGCGGAGGAACCACAAGCCGGTGA
- a CDS encoding MarR family winged helix-turn-helix transcriptional regulator: protein MTDRVARIQAEWARERPDVDVSPQAVIGRLHRLAAVLTEQLAVVYRRHGLGEGEFDVLAALRRAGPPYERAPGELAQHTMVTTGAITKRIDRLERDGLVTRRSEGSDGRRRVVALTAAGLRVIDRAFTEHMANERRLVDLVAAEDARALERILGDWLRHFES, encoded by the coding sequence ATGACCGATCGGGTGGCTCGGATCCAGGCGGAGTGGGCGCGGGAACGTCCTGATGTGGACGTCTCGCCGCAGGCCGTCATCGGGCGGTTGCACCGGCTCGCCGCCGTGCTGACCGAGCAGTTGGCCGTGGTCTACCGGCGGCACGGGCTGGGGGAGGGCGAGTTCGACGTCCTCGCGGCGTTGCGGCGGGCCGGGCCGCCCTACGAGCGCGCGCCAGGGGAGCTGGCCCAGCACACCATGGTCACCACGGGCGCGATCACCAAGCGCATCGACCGGCTGGAGCGCGACGGGCTGGTGACGCGGCGGTCCGAGGGGTCGGACGGGCGGCGGCGGGTCGTGGCGTTGACGGCGGCGGGGCTGCGGGTGATCGACCGGGCCTTCACCGAGCACATGGCCAACGAGCGGCGGTTGGTGGACCTGGTGGCGGCCGAGGACGCCCGGGCGCTGGAGCGGATCTTGGGCGACTGGCTGCGGCACTTCGAGAGTTGA
- a CDS encoding DMT family transporter, translating into MEATSRWTLLTAAAPIAWGSTYYVTHHFLPADQPLWGSALRALPAGVLLLALRRELPRRDWWWRSLVLGTLNMGAFFALVYVSAQLLPTSLASTVMALSPAAMMAVAWLTLAERPHVLAIAGAVVGIGGVVLMFAAGITSFDPLGLAAATAAMLMSASGHVLTKKWGTTTNVLSVTSWQLVAGGLVLVVAALAVEGPPPPLTPTTTAAFTYVAVVATAVAFAAWFTGLRHLDAGAVGLIGLLNPVTGVLLGTAIAGETLTPHQLLGLTLVLTGVLLGQPAIRRKFTHVKVHAHPRQSVDAQSESRL; encoded by the coding sequence ATGGAAGCTACCTCGCGGTGGACCCTGCTCACCGCCGCCGCCCCGATCGCCTGGGGCTCGACCTACTACGTCACCCACCACTTCCTGCCCGCCGACCAGCCGCTGTGGGGCTCGGCCCTGCGCGCCCTGCCCGCCGGGGTGCTCCTCCTCGCCCTCCGCCGCGAACTGCCCCGCCGCGACTGGTGGTGGCGCTCCCTCGTCCTCGGCACGCTCAACATGGGCGCGTTCTTCGCCCTCGTCTACGTCTCCGCCCAACTCCTGCCGACCAGCCTCGCCTCCACCGTCATGGCGCTGTCCCCGGCCGCGATGATGGCCGTGGCGTGGCTGACCCTCGCCGAACGCCCGCACGTGCTCGCCATCGCCGGCGCGGTGGTCGGGATCGGCGGTGTGGTGCTGATGTTCGCCGCCGGCATCACGTCGTTCGACCCCCTCGGCCTCGCCGCCGCCACCGCCGCGATGCTCATGTCCGCCTCCGGTCACGTCCTGACCAAGAAGTGGGGCACCACGACCAACGTCCTGTCCGTCACGTCGTGGCAACTGGTCGCCGGCGGGCTGGTCCTGGTCGTCGCCGCCCTGGCCGTGGAAGGCCCTCCCCCGCCGCTCACCCCGACCACCACCGCCGCGTTCACGTACGTGGCCGTGGTCGCCACCGCCGTCGCGTTCGCCGCGTGGTTCACCGGTCTGCGCCACCTCGACGCCGGCGCGGTCGGCCTGATCGGGTTGCTCAACCCGGTCACCGGCGTCCTCCTGGGCACGGCCATCGCCGGCGAAACCCTGACCCCGCACCAACTCCTCGGCCTGACCCTCGTCCTCACCGGGGTGCTGCTCGGCCAGCCCGCGATCCGCCGCAAATTCACGCACGTGAAAGTTCACGCC